The DNA region TATGTCTTTTCATAACCCCAGCTGTACCTTTACCTTTTGATGTTCCTGTAATATCTATATACTCAACACCATTTAATGCATCAACTTTGATTTCTTGTCCAATTTCATATCCATCAACTGTATCAACTTTAAATTCTTTTATAAATCTTTGAGGTTTAACTCCCGCTTTGTTGAATATCCCCATCATAGGTTTAGTAGTGTTTTTTTCTCTTTTTTCATCAAAACCTAATTGGATAGCATTGTACCCATCTGTATCAACTGTTTTCTTTTGTAATACAAAATTAGGTCCTGCTTCGATTACTGTTACTGGTATTAATTTCTCATCTTCGAAAATTTGAGTCATACCAATTTTTTTCGCTAAAATTCCAGTCATTTTTTACCTCCATCAAATAATATATTGGTTGACAACTTTTCCTCGTGTGTCGTCAACGTGTATTATTCTGTAAGTTTTTACAAAATAATTACGCTTGTTTAATTTCTATTCCAACACCGCTTGGTAAATTTACAGATGTTAATGATTTAATTATGTTTTGGTCAGAATTTAATATTTCAACCATTCTTCTGTGTACTCTCATTTCAAATTGTTCTCTCGAATCTTTATTTACATGCACAGATCTTAACACTGTATATCTTTTAATTTTTGTTGGTAATGGCATTGGCCCTGCTATTTCAGCTCCTGCTTTTTTTGCAGT from Hypnocyclicus thermotrophus includes:
- the rplC gene encoding 50S ribosomal protein L3, which produces MTGILAKKIGMTQIFEDEKLIPVTVIEAGPNFVLQKKTVDTDGYNAIQLGFDEKREKNTTKPMMGIFNKAGVKPQRFIKEFKVDTVDGYEIGQEIKVDALNGVEYIDITGTSKGKGTAGVMKRHNFGGNRATHGVSRNHRLGGSIGQSSTPSKVLKGTKMAGRLGNETVTVQNLKVVRVDVENNLLLVKGAVPGPKNGYLVVKPAVKK
- the rpsJ gene encoding 30S ribosomal protein S10 — its product is MAASKLRIYLKAYDHKLLDQSAKKIAETAKKAGAEIAGPMPLPTKIKRYTVLRSVHVNKDSREQFEMRVHRRMVEILNSDQNIIKSLTSVNLPSGVGIEIKQA